From a single Lolium rigidum isolate FL_2022 chromosome 7, APGP_CSIRO_Lrig_0.1, whole genome shotgun sequence genomic region:
- the LOC124672360 gene encoding probable receptor-like protein kinase At1g49730, producing MTTIVQMLQSPNFSDVVRSCATSLPDDVSCKSCLNSGLSYLRHLVGQQDNITLNTCRNAAFVALASQGNISTLDTASCFFSVQGLASLQLNISTPSPAENPAQNISPSPFAEQLPGTGESSNHHRSYKRVLFPAIGALVTGLSVTLVVVLILLIRRKSKELEKIEGIKPLEAFSSCVKKGQEGTSTIFSRFSHSEMRRATKNFGIRLGGNDNATIFKGQLNNGSVVAIRRMESSPKGGQLEFCKEMELLGRLHHRHLVGLRGYCLARFERFQVYEYMENGSLKDHLHSSGKRLLPWKNRIQIAIDVANALEYLHFYCDPPLYHGDIKPSNVLLDKNYLAKLAGCGHVHCSSGATTRTVKILQATPVPCVYLRAGYVDPEYVVTQELTAKSDVYSYGVLMLELVTGRPVVQDNRSLVEWSCELIGTDYRLHELVDLAVADTFDLDELQVMADVIHWCTHRDGGVRPSMKQVLRILYERLDPLSGTFARAVEVEQGYYYGGQSGRKGKEWHHHHHQQQHRDGGDVIQYSGEPRCLPSSPSTSRSHCSRTVLLECNSPEPQSPADAAGSWPER from the exons ATGACTACCATCGTCCAGATGTTACAGTCTCCGAATTTCAGTGACGTGGTTAGAAGCTGCGCAACCTCGCTACCAGATGATGTCAGTTGCAAGAGTTGCTTAAATTCTGGTCTGTCATACCTCCGCCATCTTGTGGGACAGCAAGATAACATCACACTGAATACCTGCCGAAATGCTGCCTTTGTTGCTCTTGCCAGTCAAGGGAACATATCTACTCTCGATACGGCGAGCTGCTTTTTTAGCGTTCAGGGGCTTGCTTCTCTTCAAT TGAACATCTCGACGCCATCCCCAGCTGAAAATCCTGCACAAAATATTTCTCCTAGTCCATTTGCAGAACAACTACCTGGGACTGGAGAGTCATCCAATCATCATCGTAGTTACAAGCGTGTACTATTCCCAGCAATTGGGGCCTTGGTTACAGGATTATCAGTTACACTGGTGGTAGTGCTAATTTTACTTATCCGTAGAAAGAGCAAAGAACTAGAAAAGATTGAGGGGATTAAACCTCTAGAAGCGTTCAGTTCCTGTGTCAAGAAGGGCCAAGAAG GTACTTCCACCATTTTTAGCAGATTTAGTCACTCAGAAATGAGAAGGGCAACAAAAAACTTTGGCATCAGGTTGGGAGGAAATGATAATGCTACAATATTCAAAGGGCAGCTGAACAATGGTTCTGTGGTTGCAATTCGGCGCATGGAGAGCTCACCAAAAGGAGGTCAGCTAGAATTTTGCAAAGAAATGGAACTTCTTGGGCGGCTGCatcatcgccatcttgttgggcttagaggatattgtTTAGCGAGATTTGAGAG GTTCCAGGTGTATGAATACATGGAAAACGGAAGCCTTAAGGATCACCTTCACT CGTCAGGTAAACGGCTGCTGCCATGGAAAAACAGGATCCAAATTGCCATTGATGTTGCAAATGCTTTG GAGTACCTTCATTTCTATTGTGATCCTCCACTGTACCATGGAGACATAAAGCCTAGCAATGTCCTCTTGGACAAGAATTACCTCGCGAAG CTTGCTGGGTGTGGCCATGTACACTGCTCAAGTGGTGCTACCACAAGGACTGTCAAGATCCTGCAGGCAACTCCTG TACCGTGTGTATATCTCCGTGCAGGCTACGTAGACCCCGAGTATGTGGTGACCCAGGAGCTGACGGCGAAGAGCGACGTCTACAGCTACGGCGTGCTGATGCTGGAGCTCGTGACGGGGAGGCCCGTGGTGCAGGACAACAGGAGCCTCGTCGAGTGGTCCTGTGAGCTCATCGGCACCGACTACCGCCTCCACGAGCTGGTTGATCTGGCGGTGGCGGACACGTTCGACCTGGACGAGCTGCAGGTGATGGCGGACGTGATCCACTGGTGCACCCACAGGGACGGCGGCGTGCGGCCGTCGATGAAGcaggtcctccggatcctctacGAGCGGCTGGACCCGCTGTCCGGCACGTTCGCGCGTGCCGTGGAGGTCGAGCAGGGGTACTACTACGGCGGGCAGAGCGGGCGGAAGGGGAAAGagtggcatcatcatcatcatcagcagcagcATCGTGATGGCGGCGACGTGATCCAGTACAGCGGCGAGCCCCGGTGCCTGCCGTCGTCGCCGAGCACGTCCAGGTCCCACTGCAGCCGCACCGTGCTGCTGGAGTGCAACTCGCCGGAGCCCCAGTCGCCAGCGGATGCCGCCGGTTCTTGGCCTGAACGCTGA